In Pseudomonadota bacterium, one DNA window encodes the following:
- a CDS encoding DUF3025 domain-containing protein, protein MPELTAEVPPLGGFQSIMALTSRSGDANLPDSATHHRPTRDVRLLSLHQLAELLPEVARNPDGQPMEVALQATPLGAREYEARVYHEGKLPLRPGHVHDLFNLAMWCRWPRSKAALNALQVERGWLGESKQRTAAGNAATLLDECGVVLVGDESQVTSMLRAHRWQELFVTHRGGWGRSLHALTLGHGLLEQLCQPFDGLTAKCVVLPRCEGQPSAAETLSRLDDQLARWITALGDTRQLLPLPVLGIPGWHPANEDPSYYQNTRYFRPLGGSARSTARD, encoded by the coding sequence GTGCCGGAGCTCACAGCCGAGGTGCCGCCGCTCGGCGGCTTCCAGAGCATCATGGCGCTCACGTCGCGGAGCGGCGACGCGAATCTGCCAGACTCGGCCACCCATCATCGTCCGACACGCGACGTTCGGCTGCTGAGCCTTCATCAGCTGGCCGAACTGCTGCCTGAGGTCGCACGCAATCCGGACGGCCAACCGATGGAAGTGGCTTTGCAAGCTACGCCGCTCGGCGCGCGAGAGTACGAAGCGAGGGTCTATCACGAGGGCAAGCTGCCATTGCGGCCAGGACACGTCCACGACCTGTTTAACCTCGCCATGTGGTGCCGCTGGCCGCGCAGCAAGGCTGCCCTCAACGCCCTGCAGGTTGAGCGGGGCTGGCTCGGCGAATCCAAACAACGAACGGCGGCGGGCAACGCCGCGACACTGCTGGATGAATGTGGCGTGGTGCTGGTGGGTGATGAGTCCCAGGTTACGTCGATGCTGAGGGCGCACCGCTGGCAGGAGCTGTTTGTGACCCACCGCGGCGGCTGGGGTCGCAGCCTGCACGCCCTGACCCTCGGCCACGGCCTGCTGGAACAGCTGTGCCAACCGTTCGATGGGCTGACCGCCAAGTGTGTGGTGTTGCCGCGATGCGAGGGACAGCCCTCGGCCGCTGAGACACTGTCACGTCTCGACGACCAGCTCGCCCGGTGGATTACAGCACTCGGCGATACCCGCCAGCTCCTGCCGCTCCCGGTCCTCGGCATCCCCGGCTGGCACCCGGCGAATGAGGACCCAAGCTACTATCAAAATACCCGCTATTTCAGACCTTTAGGGGGCAGCGCGCGAAGCACGGCCCGTGACTAA
- a CDS encoding Kazal-type serine protease inhibitor domain-containing protein encodes MNAPLRARRWFGGWQTGSNRLARFGLLVLSACCLLLGSCAEVPKTTACELREADPTRLCTQQYEPVCGCDGKTYGNRCVAQSQGVPQFTPGRCEENHERQ; translated from the coding sequence ATGAACGCACCGCTCCGTGCGCGACGGTGGTTCGGCGGCTGGCAAACGGGTAGCAACCGGCTGGCCAGGTTTGGCTTATTGGTGCTGAGCGCTTGTTGCCTGCTGCTGGGGAGCTGCGCGGAGGTTCCCAAAACAACGGCCTGCGAACTTCGCGAGGCTGATCCAACTCGACTTTGCACCCAACAATATGAGCCGGTCTGTGGCTGCGACGGCAAAACCTACGGCAACCGCTGTGTTGCCCAGAGCCAGGGCGTTCCACAGTTCACTCCCGGCCGCTGCGAGGAAAACCATGAGCGACAATGA
- a CDS encoding glutathione peroxidase produces MSDNETSIFDLNATLPGGASQPLGDYRGKVMLIVNTASKCGFTPQYKGLEKLHKDLADEGLVVLGFPCNQFGAQEPGTNEEIAEFCELNFGVSFPLFDKIDVNGDNADPIFQLLKSRAPGVLGSESIKWNFTKFLVSRDGESVTRYASKTAPEAMESDIRALL; encoded by the coding sequence ATGAGCGACAATGAGACATCCATTTTTGATCTAAACGCGACCCTGCCGGGCGGGGCAAGCCAGCCGCTGGGCGACTATCGAGGCAAGGTCATGCTGATCGTCAATACGGCCAGCAAATGTGGCTTTACGCCACAGTACAAAGGCCTGGAAAAGCTCCACAAGGACCTGGCTGACGAGGGGCTGGTGGTGCTGGGATTCCCATGCAACCAGTTCGGCGCGCAGGAACCGGGCACCAATGAAGAAATCGCGGAGTTCTGTGAGCTAAATTTTGGCGTGAGCTTCCCGCTCTTTGACAAGATTGACGTGAACGGGGACAACGCTGACCCGATCTTCCAGCTGCTGAAGAGCCGCGCGCCCGGCGTGCTGGGCAGCGAGAGCATCAAGTGGAACTTCACCAAGTTCCTGGTCAGCCGGGACGGTGAGAGCGTGACCCGCTATGCTTCCAAGACAGCGCCCGAGGCGATGGAATCGGACATCCGGGCCCTGCTCTGA